The genome window ttatgGAAGTTTATGgaagaaaaattccaaaaaactgcacttcccctttaaggtgTGTTAGCCTCAAAAGTCATTAACAAACTCTTCTGTAGCTTGTGTTTCAATTTGCGAATGTGTGCTTGGACTCTTCCTAAATTAGTAATCAAGTGTAATACTGCATCAATGTGATTCAGGTTCACAGCACGTAAAACAAATGCTAATTAAAACCTTGGTACAATTTAATTAAGCCAAATGGTAACTCTCTGTGGAAGCATACAAGAGTTAATTAGACTTGGTTAATGAAACATGCCTTACCTTTCCATGGCTTTCGCAGTGTAAGGTAAGTGCATTTCGATGCTGTGCTCGTCTTCGTCCGTCTGCATGCTCATCCGCTCAAACAACCCTGTTTTCCAAAGGTCGGCATAAACTGGAAATCAAAAGTTGATTTGGATTAGTGCACACTACAGTGATCATTACACTTGTGCACAATTCAGAATTGGAAATTTCAATTCAATTCATTTGAATTGGAATTTGAATTGAATTGACTCCACCCCACAGGATGTTTTATTGGAATTGCAGGAAGTGGAAATAACTTAATTGCAATTTAGAGACATTTCTTACAGCCAAGTAACAGGAAACTGTGTCACGTTCAACAAAGGTGtcattctaaatacaaaaaatactttACAAACACTACATTGAAAGACCAATTCCCTCCATTttgaatacagtggtacctcaggatAAAGGTTATTCATCTTGCACGTTTTTCGGGATACAAGCTCtctctctcggctaattgttatgctttagatTTGGGTTACGAATGCCAAAATGAACCCATTAGGATCCAcacaaaacatccggtcttacttgctagcaaTAGCTTATAAGTAGAGAtcgccaaactttttttttttttttttcaaccattgGAATAAAGAAAGTTTCAACCATCGGAATAAAGAAAGTGACTGTGAAGGAGCGTTagcatccatgaaaatatggagaagctgctgatggtgtgtttgacagagaagcagcgcTAAGAAGATACTGTAGAAGtctactctccaaggtaaatgctgtactttatttttacatttcttCATAAACTACTgccaaagtaaatgctgtactttattattacatttattcaAAAACTACTGAAGTTTGTTGTCtattacagtggtccccaaccaccgggccgcggccgcacaagaaataaaaaaataaaaaataataaataaaaaatgttaaatcaacattaaaaaacacaatatatacattatatatcaatataaatcaatacagtctgcagggatacagtccgtaagcacacatggttgtatttctttatgacaaaaaaaaaaaaaaaatacctacaGTGGATGGAGGTgacgattagtgatttagaaactGCACTGTGGAGGGGCATTAGCCGCTAGCAAGGgcgctacattgcgttgaggatgCACTCGTTTGCTTGTTGCTGTTAAATTTGCAGGACATAAACATGCATTATTATGATATGAGACAGTATTTATAACTATCGTTGTCTAAATTCATATAATCTACATCGCGCAACCCTAATTTGAAAGTAACAATATCACAAACTTTTAGTTTCATACCTACAGCTGCTAAAATGATAACTCTTAGCATGCTAGCGTCGAGCACGGCAGCACTATGTACAGGAAGACctaaatgttctgaatgagttgagcaTTTTGACTTAAGAACAGTTtgaattggttggaaaatgtgggagtaATTGCTTCTGGAGTAAACCCAAATTATCAGTTGGAATTTGATATAATTTCATTTCTACTTCCTTTAATTCAAATTGGAATTGCAAttttacttcctgtttgcaaCCTCAATTCAAATTCCATTCAAATTCAAGGAATGGAATTGGAATTTGGGAGACATTCAATTCAATTCGGTGGTGCCTAGTTTGAGGCCCAGGTAAGAAACAATGACTACCCTTCTGGTCGATTCGCAAGTCATAGAGAGGTGTTCTATAGACGTCTGCTGGTGACAGGGCACAGCGGGAGAGGGGCACATGGTGAGAGGGTCCCAAGATGAACACCCTACGACTGGAGGGCGATAGACATTGTCTCACTCAAAAGGTTGTGACAGGAAGGCGTAGATACTGTATTACACAGTGGAACCTCTAAATCCAAAACTATGTTGTAAATTGTTGACATTTAAGGTGATGCATCAAACTTACCAGTCAAAAAGTGCTTAAAGacaaattgtttttaatatcaaCAGCTGTTAACCTATTCTTGcacaaaatgtaaaatattactttaaaaatgtccTTACAGTTAGTCTTTATGATGGTGGCAAGAAAATGAAGTCAAGCAGTGTCCCGAAAAGGATTATTTTTAACTTTAGAGGTTCCTTTTAGATGAAAGCTTTATTATCCTTAAATACAAAAAGGTGACTTACGTAACAGAGGGGTCCACCTGCTTGTAGGCATGTGCGGCACAAGCACCACAGTAGGTATACCCTGCATGCCTGCAAACAAAAGAACACGCAATAAGCACAAGAGCTGTCTTAAAACACGGTGGTGACTGTTCTCTTCTATTTGTCAATGTGGGATTACGGAGCTATGATGGCTCTAGCGGGTTTGATTGTGGACTGTGCTTGTGACAGCCAGCCTTCTAGTTGTGCATTCAGCTGGGACCCTGAAAAAGCAGAAGAAAATCAAAATAATCTGAATAATGACAATGGAAAAGGGGGTAAATCCAAATGGGTAGTATTCAAAAACTATTTACAGTAGAAACTAATTGTAATCCTATTCAAAATGCAGTACTGTGTACAAATCTTTGTTGTTTTGGCAATACTTCAATAGTCACATATAGTGAATTGCCacatacagttgcgatcaaaagtttacatacacttgtaaagaacataatgttatggctgtcttgagtttccaataatttctacaactcttatttttttgtgatagagtgattggagcacatacttgttcacaaaaaacaatcatgaagtttggttattttatgaatttattatgggtctactgaaaatatgaccaaatttgctgggtcaaaagtattcatacagcgatgttaatatttggttacatgtccctttgcaagtttcactgcaataaggtgcttttggtagccatccacaagcttctgattgaatttttgaccactcctcttgtcaaaattggtgcagtgcagctaaatttgttggttttctgacaaggacttgtttcttcagcattgtccacacgtttaagtcaggactttgggaaggccattctaaaaccttatttccaacctgatttagctgatgattttaggttgtcctgaagaatttggaggtaatcctcctttttcattgttccatttactctctgtaaagcaccagttccattggcagcaatattgctgggtattgtggccaaacagctcaatttgtgtttcatcttaccacataactttcctccagaaggtcttgtctttgtccatgtgatgtcagatgaaacaaaaatgttgctgtttgtagaaaaggtgaggcctttaatcccaggaacaccaccctaccgtcaagcatggtggtggtagtattatgctctgggcctgttttgctgccaatggaactggtgctttacagaaagttaatgggacaatgaaaaaggaggattacctccaaattcttcaggccaacctaaaatcatcagcccggaggttgggtcttgggtgttccaacaggacaatgaccccaaacacatgtcaaaactggtaaaggaatggctaaatcaggctagaattaaggttttagaatggccttcccaaagtcctgatttaaacatgtggacaatgctgaagaaacaagtccatgtcagaaaaccaacaaatttagctgaactgcaccaattttgtcaagagtggtcaaaaattcaagcagaagcttgccagaagcttgtggatggctacctaaagcgccttattgcagtgcaacttgccaagggacatgtaaccaaatattaacattgctgtatgtatacttttgacccagcagatttggtcacattttcagtagacccacaatacattcataaaagaaccaaccttcatgaatgttttttgtgaccaacaagtatgtgctccaatcactctatcacaaaaaataggagttgtagaaattattggaaactcaagacagcaatgacattatgttctttacaagtgtatgtaaacttttgatcatgaCTGTATattgtaagaacattactttATAGGGTGCAAACTTCCACCAAAGCTGAATTAACCAAAAAATAAACTGTGGCATGTTTTGTCTGTGTAATTTGTCCAGAGTGCTATTATGATTCTGGAGGTGGACTATTCCTTTAAACACAAAGTGACCCAAACTGTAATTATACAATAAATGACCAGCAAGAAGGTAAGAGCCTACCATTGCATAATTACTGCATGGCAATATGTTATCTAACCAGAACTAATAAAgggatttttttcccatttctttAACAATGTCAAAAGACATCCTGTGTTTGTGGAAAAAAAGTTTCAGACGGATACAATTATCAGCATAACTGGAACAAAGCATGCGACAATGTCTAAGGAGATTGCAGAAACTACAGAATTGGGTTAAGAACCAACCAATGTGTCGTTGAAAAGTGAAAAAACTGAAACTCAAGGCCTGTGGGCCAGATCTGGTCAGCTACATCATTTCATATGGCCCGCAAGAACCTGGAAAtgaagtactttatctttctATCTCCATTTTGAAAATATAAAATACCAGTACTGCATGaatttgcatatattttaaactttaattgtATCTAATAAACATatatcatacatttttttgttgaaatgttaAAAACATCGGCTTGACTTGAAAGCAAGTTAttaatcaaattgtacactgtaaaaatgacaatggattttacggttaaaaaaaggcagctcagtcgccagaattttgtcGTAAAAAAGAGGTATAGtgcttccatttacagtaatgtgctgTGAAAACCACAacacattttatagtaaaattcttgtgactgagctgccagggtTCTTTTTAACTGCAAAATATAcaatttgtttttacagtgtatgtaaaaacatcaaatgcataggcaaatgaTTCACAATATCATGGGGCACACCTTTGTATTCAATTGTTAGAAGTGGCCCACTGAGAGCAGCCTAACGgctatgtggccctcaatgaaaacgagttataCACCTCTGTGCTACGCAGTGGTCCAAGTCTTCCACCATTAGTATCTAGGCGAAAATAATTTCAAATTTGTGAAATTATGTGAACCTGTGACACTGAGGAAGCTTGTGTAAATGATGCCTCAGCAAATGTGTGTTGTATTCAAAGCTAAAGCTGACCCATTGAAATATACTGTTTCAAGTTTATTCTAAGCAGGAACAGCAGACATTGATAAACCCGTccctccacccattttctaccgcttgtccctctcagggttgcggggagctgaagcctatcccagctgcactaggGCAAATTTCTGTAAATGTGTCAGTTTTAGCTCTGGGGCCAATTTTCAACTGGAGTCCCTGGGCAAGGTCCACCATGTCTGCTAGTGGACCCGCATTTTTTGGCCTGGCAATGTACATTCCTGTATTGTCTGGGTCATCACAATATGGTTAAAATCGGTTGTAGATTATGCGACTGTCTTCCTCTTGATGCTATACTGCAGGTGTGTTAAACTCCTTTTTTATTTAGGGACTTCATCACAATTATAGCTGCCCTtagatatgaatataaatgtataatagccGTGTTACACAGTTTTCAgataagtatttttgaatactatAATTTTTACTTACAGATTGATAGATAACTTGCCTTACTTGTCTTAAGATGAGATAATATATAAGTGAACAACATTTCCAATTGAATGCAgtacatttttctgtcaaaactgaAAGAATAATACATGTCCTTTATTATTAACAGCCTTTTTTTTGCAAgccactttaatgatgtggcgggccacataaattaaatgCGGCATAACACATAAGATTATGCAGCAGGCAACATAAAATATTGCTGCGATCCACTTAAAATGACAAGGCGGTCAACATATAACATTGGACCCTTTGCTATACGGTGTCAGATTTCTGTaaaaaaagttaattaaaaacaaaaaccttcAAAGGCAGTACAATGTTCACTTTTACAGTATTGTTATAGTGGTATTTTGAAACACTGTTTATGATTGTAGTTGTGTAGGTCTGCACTACCTCATACTGACAGCTGTTCATAGCGTTTCACATAGTTCCAGTttgatgtagagcaggggtgtcaaactcattttagatcgggggccacatggagaaaaatctactcccaaatgggccgtattggtaaaatcacagcacgataacttaaaaataaagacaacttcagattgttttctttgttcaaaaatagaacaagcacattctgaaactgcacaaatcataatgttgttgggtattattttacaattacctgttgcggttaatagtatatatactttatttgtcgtttatattttctgaataaattatgtgataatgttcatcagtcaactcatttgtATTAATGTCCAAtctataaaaatagaaaaaattacATCAAAATCAAGTTACAGTatgcagtttgatcattttcctcgactgatgtactaacatcatgtggtttattttgtacatatgtagcatcatctacaaagacacaAAAAATTGCTCTTGCGAtaaccagtggacacatttagaacagctgtttctttcattccaaaatttcaggttattttttatacttagcaaactcaacccgcaggccggataaaacctctttgcgggccatacgtttgacacccctgatgtagagtaaCTTCACCATTAcaaagaacaacaataaacatatTGTCAATGAAACCTGCTCaatggccttgtggttaaagtgtctgccctgagatcggtaggtcgtgagttcaaacccccggccgaatcataccaaaatgggacccattacctccctgcttggcactcagcctctagggtcggaattgggggttaaatcaccacaatGATTCCCCAGccaggccaccgctgctgctcactgctcccttcacctcccaggagtTGGAATAAggagatgagtcaaatgcagagggtaatttcaccacacctagtgtgtgtgtgtgactatcagtggtactttaacaccTCTCTGGCAGTGTCCCTGGTATTGTCGTAAAGGATAACAACAGATATATATGGAGAAGGTTTATTTATACATAGTAAAATGAGGCAGGTTTGAATTTTTGCTGATCTAATGTACACGTCATAGGAAAAACAACCAGCTATCAATACAGTGCAGACAGAGAGGCTTAAAGGGATAACAGGCTAGCTGCTGAAATGGGGGAAGGGGTGAACACGAATGTTGTTTACCTAGTTCTTTGTCTCTCTGTGTGGAGTATTTGACAAAGCATTTTAAGTGATCCAATGTCCCTCTCACAAACAAGGCCACAACAACAACCGACATATTTAGTGTAGAGATGCTGccatgatgtttttttttggttatccGTCTAGCCACTTGAATGCTTGCCCAGCAAGTTCTGCAACATTCGCCAATGGTGGTTTTCTTTATTTGCCCAAAAATGCTAATATGCGGTTAAGACATTAACGCTAATAAAAAAGCAAGACATGGCAAGCGAGTATGCTAACTGGTAGCTCCTTATTTTATCTCCATCAGCTGAATTACAACCCAATAGCGCGCATTATCGAATGGCTTTAAcacatttgacaaaaaaaagcttGTGTTTTAATCGGTTGCTGTCACTGGATATCAAACGCTACACAAAACGGGGTGCAAACCAAACTCAACAGACACGCTGACACGGCAtgaaagaagaataaaaaagagCTATCACGCAGTGTGCTAATACGGCCGGTGCTGTGTTGACAGTTACCCGAAGCGGAGTACCAGCTCCCGGCGTGACTTGCTTCTCTGCACACCACTCGGTTGGACATCTTGGTTCCAAAGCCGCCTATTTTGGTGTAGTTAAATCTTGCCAGGTGATTTTTAAAAGGGGGTCGTACACCAGTGTCAGCAAGCACAAGTAGGAAAAAAATGGTTGTGGCTAACTTGCTCGAAGAGAGGAGACAAAGAAGAGTTGGATTGTAGAGACAGTCAAGCTAGGCGACTaacaggctagcatgctaactattccGTCAGTCGGAGGGAGAAGCTACCAAGCAGTCTGCTGCTCAAGTACAACACAACTGTAACATTAAGATAAACCAATGAAGTGAACAATATTCTATCAGtctaaatttaataaaaaatgtttaaacggCTATAGTCGTTCGCTGCATTGCTCCTCGCGACGACTTTTGATTGGCTGCGTGATTAACCAAAATTAAAGGGATCAAATAGGCGGATTCTTTTTCTGTGACGTAACCATTACGTCACTGCTGTGCGTCATCGAAGGCATATTTTTGTGCTTCTTATTTTGTTCAGGCGTACTACATCATCGTTTCTCTATCAAAAAAAGTACAACTGAAGCTCTTCTGGACAGGTGTGGCAATATTTATTCCCTTGGTTATTAAATATTAAGACTCCCATAGAAATGAAACACCCCCCAACCCCCGCCCCAAATCTccagacattcagtgcctttctATGCACTAAATTAATCGCATTA of Entelurus aequoreus isolate RoL-2023_Sb linkage group LG09, RoL_Eaeq_v1.1, whole genome shotgun sequence contains these proteins:
- the memo1 gene encoding protein MEMO1 isoform X4; this translates as MSVVVVALFVRGTLDHLKCFVKYSTQRDKELGSQLNAQLEGWLSQAQSTIKPARAIIAPHAGYTYCGACAAHAYKQVDPSVTRRVFILGPSHHVPLSRCALSPADVYRTPLYDLRIDQKVYADLWKTGLFERMSMQTDEDEHSIEMHLPYTAKAMESHKDEFSIVPVLVGALSESKEQEYGKLLSKYLADPSNLFIISSDFCHWGQRFRYTYYDEAQGEIYRSIEHLDKTGMGIIEQLDPMSFTNYLKKYRNTICGRHPIGVLLNAVAELRKNGLDMNFTFLNYAQSMCW